From Sediminibacterium sp. TEGAF015, a single genomic window includes:
- the dinD gene encoding DNA damage-inducible protein D, producing the protein MAKQISKNLSVFEQIKQIDENGNEFWMARQLAKTLDYTDFRNFLGVIEKAKEACQNSGQAVANHLVGFNEVVAVGSGATHSYPSYKLSRYACYLIVQNADPSKEVVALGQTYFAVQTRIQEITQMEAYNQLSNKDEKRLFLRNELAKHNTHLAAAAKNAGVITSLDYAIFQNHGYMGLYGGLDAKAIHKSKGLKKNQQILDHMGSTELAANLFRATQTEEKLRRENIKGKQKANQTHFEVGKKVRKTIEELGGTMPENLPIANNIKEVKKAQKPKQIKSKKK; encoded by the coding sequence ATGGCAAAGCAAATCTCAAAAAATCTGTCGGTTTTTGAACAGATAAAACAGATTGATGAAAATGGCAATGAATTCTGGATGGCTCGTCAATTAGCTAAAACTTTAGATTATACAGATTTTAGAAATTTTCTCGGTGTAATCGAAAAAGCGAAAGAGGCTTGTCAAAATAGTGGACAAGCTGTTGCTAACCACCTCGTTGGGTTCAACGAGGTGGTAGCTGTGGGTTCTGGGGCAACACATTCTTATCCAAGTTATAAGCTGTCTCGATATGCATGTTATTTAATTGTACAAAATGCTGATCCTTCAAAAGAAGTGGTGGCTCTGGGTCAAACTTATTTTGCTGTGCAGACAAGGATACAGGAAATAACACAGATGGAAGCTTATAACCAATTAAGCAACAAGGATGAAAAAAGATTATTTCTTCGCAACGAATTGGCAAAACACAACACCCATTTAGCTGCAGCTGCAAAAAATGCTGGTGTTATTACTTCCTTAGATTATGCCATCTTTCAAAATCATGGTTATATGGGTTTATACGGTGGGCTTGATGCAAAAGCTATACATAAATCGAAAGGACTTAAAAAAAATCAGCAGATACTTGACCATATGGGCAGCACTGAATTAGCGGCTAACCTATTCCGAGCTACACAAACTGAGGAAAAATTACGAAGAGAAAATATAAAGGGCAAACAAAAAGCTAACCAAACACATTTTGAAGTTGGTAAAAAGGTAAGAAAAACTATAGAGGAACTTGGTGGCACCATGCCAGAAAATTTACCTATCGCCAACAACATTAAAGAAGTAAAGAAAGCCCAAAAACCTAAGCAGATAAAATCAAAAAAGAAATGA
- a CDS encoding type I restriction-modification system subunit M, which translates to MARELERDELHRTIWQIANDLRGSVDGWDFKTYVLGMLFYRFISENLTSYINKEEQRTGHLNFNYADISDKDAELGRVDTVKEKGFYILPSELFVNVRKKAKADENLNETLSRVFKNIEHSAKGTDSEDDLKGLFDDLDVNSNKLGATVTKRNEALVKILDSIGDLKLGDYQDNSIDAFGDAYEFLMTMYASNAGKSGGEFFTPQEVSELLAEITVVGKKQVNKVYDPACGSGSLLLKFAKVLGKDNVRQGFYGQEVNITTYNLCRINMFLHDINYEKFNIAHGDTLTDPSHWDDEPFDAIVSNPPYSIKWEGDANPLLINDPRFAPAGVLAPKSKADLAFTLHMLHWLSTSGTAAIVEFPGVLYRGGAEQKIRKYLIDNNYVDAVIQLPSDLFFGTTIGTCIIVLKKSKKDNATLFIDASAEFIRGGNKNKLTDNNRKRILNAYVERKDEAHFAKLVLNSDISENDYNIAVSSYVEQENTTEEVDIEKLNAHIAEIVNKQNKLRTAIDEIIANLEGGSA; encoded by the coding sequence ATGGCAAGAGAATTAGAAAGAGACGAACTACACCGAACCATTTGGCAAATAGCTAATGATTTGAGAGGTAGTGTAGATGGATGGGATTTTAAAACCTATGTATTAGGCATGTTATTTTATCGGTTCATTTCAGAGAACCTTACCTCCTATATTAATAAAGAGGAACAGCGAACTGGCCATTTGAACTTTAACTATGCTGATATTTCAGATAAGGATGCTGAATTAGGTAGAGTGGATACAGTAAAGGAAAAAGGCTTTTATATTCTGCCTTCAGAGTTGTTTGTCAATGTTCGTAAAAAGGCAAAGGCAGATGAAAACTTGAATGAAACATTGAGTCGTGTTTTCAAGAATATTGAGCATTCGGCCAAAGGCACAGATAGCGAAGATGACCTCAAAGGGTTGTTTGATGATCTGGATGTGAACAGTAATAAACTGGGCGCAACGGTTACCAAGCGAAATGAAGCACTAGTTAAAATATTGGATTCCATCGGCGATTTAAAATTAGGCGATTATCAAGACAATAGTATTGATGCTTTTGGTGATGCGTATGAGTTTCTGATGACCATGTATGCCAGTAATGCTGGAAAATCAGGTGGTGAATTTTTTACTCCTCAGGAAGTGTCAGAACTCTTGGCTGAAATTACTGTAGTGGGTAAGAAACAGGTGAATAAAGTGTATGACCCTGCGTGTGGTTCGGGTTCACTGTTGTTGAAGTTTGCAAAAGTACTGGGCAAGGACAATGTTAGACAAGGATTTTATGGGCAGGAAGTGAACATTACCACTTACAACCTTTGTCGTATCAATATGTTTTTGCACGACATCAATTATGAGAAATTTAATATTGCACATGGCGATACACTAACAGACCCTAGCCATTGGGATGATGAACCCTTTGATGCGATTGTTTCTAATCCGCCCTATTCAATTAAATGGGAAGGCGATGCAAATCCTTTGTTGATTAACGACCCCCGATTTGCTCCTGCAGGAGTATTGGCTCCTAAAAGCAAAGCCGATCTTGCCTTTACATTGCACATGTTGCATTGGCTTTCTACTTCTGGTACAGCAGCTATTGTTGAGTTCCCTGGTGTGTTATATCGCGGAGGGGCAGAACAAAAAATACGTAAATACTTAATTGATAACAATTATGTAGATGCTGTAATTCAGTTACCATCCGACCTGTTCTTTGGAACCACTATTGGTACATGCATCATTGTATTGAAGAAAAGCAAGAAGGATAATGCCACTTTATTTATTGATGCATCAGCCGAGTTTATTCGTGGTGGTAATAAAAACAAACTCACCGATAACAACCGCAAGAGAATTCTCAACGCTTATGTTGAAAGAAAGGATGAAGCTCATTTTGCGAAACTGGTATTGAATAGCGACATATCTGAAAATGATTACAATATTGCTGTAAGCAGTTATGTGGAGCAGGAAAATACTACCGAGGAAGTGGACATTGAAAAACTAAATGCTCATATCGCTGAAATAGTGAATAAGCAAAATAAACTGCGTACGGCCATTGATGAAATTATTGCGAATTTAGAAGGAGGCAGTGCTTAA
- a CDS encoding acetate and sugar kinases/Hsc70/actin family protein: protein MKKIKVGIDFGTSQTKICSRNIDNDQNQFVFHKFSFNDDYSLPTTISVEKSGKCLFGITAPNSIRFFKMKALFSENEFYKNQLTHSIKFDLKNHPEICCILYLCYCILDIKSTYKIKTDQPNEKKSILSRFFKNKSVSDSIEDSRQTLSHQFHFTVGIPTRYDWTPEEHKRRSLQYEMLYLALELSNSYENLNTYLEDNLKNYLDKIRVIYVTFLNIEKKDLLDFYASKNIFIVAETTAGIFVLLNRFQRTLESLRGNYRAIEKFKKSFLGNYITLDVGAGTTDVSFFSLTTDRNRIRLDYHASETIDYASNFLIRDYLKLRDNLDEVSEDDIATFNFLIDDKIWNTALGYSRTILNKRIRSKILQGLLEKYANSFRNNWQFDENNTKAKGCKVYGGGSKLNAFARGQIELHNQGVLVYNPALTVTTEIHPLIEGNGAEYLTNIEFINTNGSPFKKKELNKVIERIHYLNTALGLCMVDNLNNPNALQAYRKNHSTLIIPANNEGYDEGMIQYDIFNRDWL, encoded by the coding sequence ATGAAAAAAATAAAAGTAGGAATTGATTTCGGCACTTCTCAGACAAAAATCTGCTCTAGAAATATTGACAACGATCAAAATCAGTTTGTTTTTCACAAATTTTCTTTTAATGATGATTATTCTTTGCCTACTACAATCAGTGTAGAAAAGTCTGGAAAATGTTTATTTGGAATTACTGCCCCTAATAGCATAAGATTTTTTAAAATGAAAGCTTTGTTCTCTGAAAATGAATTTTATAAGAATCAGCTTACTCATTCTATTAAATTCGATTTGAAAAATCATCCAGAAATTTGCTGTATCTTATATCTATGCTATTGTATTTTAGATATCAAATCTACTTATAAGATAAAAACAGATCAGCCAAATGAGAAAAAATCAATTCTTTCTCGATTCTTTAAAAATAAAAGTGTGTCTGATTCTATAGAAGATTCTCGCCAAACACTTAGTCATCAATTTCATTTTACCGTTGGCATTCCAACACGTTATGACTGGACACCAGAAGAACACAAAAGAAGAAGTTTGCAATATGAAATGCTTTATCTGGCATTAGAATTATCTAATTCTTACGAAAACTTAAATACATATCTTGAAGATAACTTGAAAAATTATCTTGATAAAATTAGAGTTATTTATGTTACATTTTTAAATATTGAAAAAAAAGATTTATTAGATTTTTATGCATCTAAAAATATTTTTATTGTAGCTGAAACAACAGCTGGAATTTTTGTTTTATTAAATAGATTTCAAAGAACTTTAGAATCATTGAGAGGTAATTATCGTGCTATTGAAAAATTCAAGAAATCCTTCTTAGGTAACTATATTACTCTTGATGTTGGTGCTGGAACTACGGATGTTTCTTTTTTTTCTCTTACTACTGATAGAAATAGAATACGATTGGACTACCATGCATCTGAAACCATAGATTACGCATCTAATTTTTTAATTCGAGATTATCTCAAATTAAGGGATAATCTTGATGAAGTTAGTGAAGATGATATCGCTACGTTTAATTTTTTAATTGATGATAAGATTTGGAATACTGCTCTTGGGTATTCTAGAACAATTTTGAATAAAAGAATCAGGTCAAAAATATTACAAGGACTCTTGGAAAAATATGCAAACAGTTTTAGAAATAATTGGCAATTTGATGAAAATAATACTAAAGCCAAGGGTTGTAAAGTTTATGGAGGTGGCTCGAAATTAAATGCTTTTGCACGGGGACAAATTGAATTGCATAATCAAGGTGTTCTTGTATATAATCCTGCATTAACAGTAACGACTGAAATACATCCTTTAATTGAAGGAAATGGAGCAGAGTACCTTACAAATATTGAATTTATTAATACTAATGGTAGCCCTTTCAAAAAGAAAGAACTTAATAAAGTTATTGAAAGGATTCATTATTTAAATACTGCACTTGGTTTGTGTATGGTAGACAATTTAAATAATCCAAATGCATTACAAGCATATCGAAAGAATCATTCAACTCTTATAATTCCGGCAAATAATGAAGGATATGATGAGGGTATGATTCAATATGATATTTTTAACAGAGATTGGCTTTAA
- a CDS encoding DUF2779 domain-containing protein, translating into MKPPKHILSKSTFMYGCHCPKRLWLHKYKPALRDEMDEVQQAVFQQGTDVGKLAEQLFPGGVDARPKDTYSYQQSVADTAKYIAQGHEVIYEAAFQYKGLLCAVDILVKQKDQWYAYEVKSTTSVKPQHIPDAAFQYYVITRAGLDLADFSIIHLNNQYIRKGDLNVQELFCAESVLDDILLEQDFTHSQGESLKEMLQHKTEMPAIEMGDHCNKPYACDFQGFCSEGYEAEEEEPEEEYIDKEFVQEFLSAIEYPIYHMDFESWSTAVPEYDGHWPYRQVCFQYSVHVERTPNAEPEHYAYLAEGAHCSGLAFLESLLTVLGDTGSILVYNKNFEATRLKELMREYPQYENVIQNVLDRMIDLMQPFRKHVRLPAMQGSYSIKQVLPAIVPELSYNDLTIGNGGDASTAFYNLKHTLDEQDVEQTRQALLEYCKMDTWAMVKLLGVLRGIKS; encoded by the coding sequence ATGAAGCCACCCAAACATATTTTATCGAAGTCAACGTTTATGTATGGCTGCCACTGCCCCAAGCGCTTGTGGTTGCATAAATACAAGCCAGCGTTAAGGGATGAAATGGACGAAGTACAACAAGCGGTATTTCAACAAGGAACCGATGTAGGAAAGTTAGCGGAGCAATTGTTTCCTGGGGGAGTAGACGCGCGACCTAAGGATACTTACTCTTATCAGCAATCGGTTGCTGATACGGCGAAGTATATTGCCCAAGGACATGAAGTCATTTATGAAGCGGCTTTTCAATACAAGGGACTCTTGTGTGCGGTAGATATTTTAGTAAAGCAAAAAGACCAATGGTATGCCTATGAAGTAAAGAGTACCACTTCTGTGAAGCCCCAGCATATACCCGATGCGGCATTTCAATATTATGTCATAACACGGGCAGGGTTGGACTTAGCTGATTTTAGTATCATTCATTTGAATAATCAATATATCCGCAAAGGGGACTTGAATGTGCAAGAACTATTTTGTGCGGAATCGGTGTTGGACGATATTTTATTGGAGCAGGATTTTACTCATTCGCAGGGCGAAAGCTTAAAAGAAATGTTACAGCATAAAACCGAAATGCCAGCAATAGAAATGGGTGATCATTGCAACAAGCCCTATGCCTGTGACTTTCAGGGTTTTTGTTCTGAGGGATATGAGGCTGAAGAAGAAGAGCCAGAAGAAGAATATATAGATAAGGAATTTGTACAGGAATTTTTATCGGCTATTGAGTATCCTATTTATCATATGGATTTTGAATCCTGGAGTACCGCTGTTCCAGAATATGATGGACATTGGCCTTACCGACAGGTTTGTTTTCAATATTCGGTGCATGTAGAAAGAACGCCCAATGCTGAGCCTGAACACTATGCATATTTAGCGGAAGGAGCCCATTGTTCTGGTCTGGCTTTTCTGGAAAGTTTATTGACTGTATTGGGAGATACTGGTTCCATATTGGTGTACAATAAAAACTTTGAAGCTACTCGCTTGAAAGAGCTGATGCGGGAATATCCACAATATGAAAATGTTATTCAGAATGTGTTGGATAGAATGATTGATTTAATGCAACCCTTCCGAAAACATGTTCGCTTGCCAGCTATGCAGGGTTCTTATTCAATTAAGCAGGTATTGCCAGCCATAGTTCCTGAATTGAGTTATAATGATTTAACCATTGGTAATGGAGGTGATGCCAGTACCGCTTTTTATAACTTGAAGCATACGCTGGATGAACAAGATGTTGAGCAAACTCGCCAAGCTTTGCTAGAGTATTGTAAAATGGATACCTGGGCGATGGTGAAGTTGTTGGGGGTGTTGAGGGGGATAAAGAGTTAA